A region of the Callithrix jacchus isolate 240 chromosome 5, calJac240_pri, whole genome shotgun sequence genome:
CTGCTGGGTCCCTGCCCCACAGCATCGGAACAGGTGCTCAGACAAAGCTTGTACATGAATGCGGATAACAACGCTGTTCACAGCAGCCAAGAGGTGGAGACAGCCCTGAGCCCGTCCACAGATGAATGAACACGCAAGTGTGTCTGCACAATGAACCCGCTCATCCACGGCATGAAGAGCGTGGCGTTCCGGCACTGGTACAGCATGCAAAGACCTGGAGGACACAGAAGGACAGATGCTTAGGGTTCCATTCACATGAAATGCCCAGAAGTGGCAAACCCATACAGACCGAAAGCAGATCAGAGGCTCCTGCGGGCTCAGGGGAGGGTGCGTGGGGAGTGACCGCTCCGTGTTTTCACGGGGTCTTCTTCTGGAGCAATGGGAACGTTCTGGAACTAGAGTGGCGATGATTGCACAACATCGTGAGTGGAATGCCACTTAATCTGTACGCTTTAAGAGGACaatttgccgggcgcggtggctcaagcctgtaatcccagcacttgggaggctgaggtgggtggatcacgaggtcaagagatcaagagatcgagactgtcctggtcaacatggtaaaaccctgtctctactaaaactacaaaaaattagctgggcatggtggcgcttgcctgtaatcccagctactgaggagactgaggcaggagaattgcctgcacccagaggcagaggttgcagtgagccaagattgagccattgcactccaggctgagtaacaagagcgaaactccgtctcaaaaaaaaaaaaaaaaaggagggcaaTTTTACcttatgtgaattttacctcagtAAAAACGGGGGAACCCTCCACCAGGGACACAGCAGCCCACGCAGAGACATGGCAGAGAGTCGGGGCTCTGGATCTGGCCCTGCCGGGGTTTGGGGGGGAGGAGGACACCCAAGCTGCTGGGGCTGCTGTGAGGGAGGAGCGCAGAGCACGGGGCCCAGGGCAAGGGAAACATTTGCTGTGTTTGTCACCCTCCCCAGACCATGCTTCTGCAGGGCAGCCCAGGTGGCTCAGGCTGGCTGTCCTGTCTGGGGAGGCGCCGGGCCGACCCAGGCCACACCTGGGGTCACAGCCTTCACAGTGGCCAGGAGCTGAGCCAGAGTGGGGAGTCAGGTAGGTGGAATTGGCCCTTCGCCCATGACTAGCTCATGTCTTCTCCCTGGGCCTCACCCACCTCTGAGAAGGGGATAGAGACCAGTCCTCTGGGAAGCTTCTAGTGCCAGAATCTTTCTGCATCTGGAGTCCGCAGGGAAGAGGATCCATCAATCAATCTGTTGATCTACCCACAGGACCAATGGAGGCAGGATGCCATATTGGGTAAGCAGTGGTGAGCAAGCTGACagatgggttcaaatcccagctcctccacctcccagccctCCACCCTCAGGCCCCAGCTGCCCTAGCCaggctttctgggcctcagtttacccaccTGTAAAATTCAGGTAATAATCACCACTACCCCTTAGGGTATTGTGAAGAGGGAGCAAGTCTGTGGGAACGGTGCCTGGCTTGTGGCGTGGGCTCTGGAGGTGGGGACCGATGTCCTGTGTAATTCTCACTGTTGAGAAGTAGAACAAACTGCTGTCCAGCTAAGGGGAGAAAGGAGCCCTGCCCAGAACCAGCCAGAATGAGGAGAGACTGCATGGGCTCATGCCACCAGCTCTGCCCCCTCCTAAGAACCTGTGCCGAGCTGTCCCCAGAGTGGACACTAGAGGAGAGGCCAGGAGAGGGGGCTCGGGAGAGGACCGAGGAGGTGCCCCCCACTCACTCGCACACTCACAAACTCACTTACACACACTCAGAGTCACACACAGAGGGTGAGAAGGCTGGAAAGTGCCTCAGGCCCTAGTCTCACTAAGTTCTAGGAAAGTCAATTCTCCATCAAGCTTCTCTAAGAAATCTGGGAGACCCCAGGCCCCAcagccttccttctttcttttgttttgttttttttttgagacagagtctaactctgtcacccaggctggagtgcaatggtgtggtctcggctcactgcaatctccgcctcccaggttcaggcaattctctggcctcagcctcctgagtagctgggactacaggtgcatgccaccatacccagctaattatattttttagtagagatggggtttcactatgttggccaggctggtcttgaactcctgaccttgtgatctgcccaccttggcctctaacagtactgggattatagccgtgagtcaccgcacccagcctcaggcCCACAGCTTTCTTCATCCATCACAACAGCTCACACAATACAGTGTGTTATTAACTAGgcactttttaaagcatttttcctCAAAAAAGCTAAATGAGGTAGACATGATCATCCCCAATTTACAGATAAGGCAACGGGGAAGTTAAATggcttgctcaaagtcacacatcCAGTGAGTGAGAGCTGGGATTCAGACCCAAGCattccatcatcatcaccatcatcatccctaTTCCTAACTGTGATGGCATATCACCTGCTTGAGGGATAATGCCTTGTTCTTTCATCCAGCGACGTGTTCCCTGAGACCAAGCTTTGGTCTTTGCCCTTGGTCTTTGCCCTGAGGGCTCTGTCAGTGCCTCCACCTCCAAATAGGCCAAGGCTAGAGGGAGCATGGCCAGAAGTGCTTGGTGCCCCCGGGCCCTGTGCCTCCTACCCGAGTTCCTCCTCGTCAAATGCCCTCTCCGGAAGAGGTTCCCCTTCTAGGCTGGAACCTGCACTCATGGGTGGGAGGGCCTCGCTCAGCCCACACTTAGTCTGGGCAGCTGTGCCCTCAGAACCAGGCCCTGAGGCTGGGAAAAGAGGACACAGCTGTTGGGCATCTCTGAGGTGCGCCTCAGCTGCCAGGGGTGTGGAGAAAGGTCACTGTGAGCCCTGCCACGGACCCAACTCAGGAGGGTCCTGCCAGCTCCTGCCACTGCCCATGGGGTGGTTCTTTTCCAGCTTGGGCCAGTGTCTGGGGAGCCTTGTCACTGACTTGTTTAGGAGCTGCTAGCTGGCCGCAGCCTGCATCCTGAGGGTGCCCACAGAACTGGTCTGGCTGCCCGAGGGGCAGCATGGGCAGTGGCTGTcccccctccctttccccattcCCAGCCCCTAAAACTTGCTGGCCACAGCTGCAGCAGTAAGGAAGTGCAGGAAGTCCTGAGCAGCCAGCTGAGCCCACCCCCCTGGCCCCCCACACCAACCTTAAGCTGACCCCAGAGGCTGCCTGGTGTAgcgggtgggggggtgggggggcagaggGGCGGAGATTGGGTATTAACAACGGGAAAAGTATGAAGAACATCACTGCCAGTCCCCAGCTCTGAGACAAGGACAGGGGTAGACAGGGGTAGCGACAGGATGAGAGAGAGTTACAGACTggcagagaaggggagagagaaagagagagagagagagagagagagagaatcagacACTGCAAGACAGAGCAACAGAAAGAGAGAGTTAGAGAGAAATTCCAAGTCAAAAATACACATCACTCATGCAGACAGTCGCCAGCCGATGGCCTCTTAAGGAAAGCTTCCAAGTTTGGGTAGCAGGGTCCAGGTGACAAGAGGGGCGGCCAGACTCAAGGTGGGATGCAGGAACTCAGCTGGGGGTGACAGTGTTCCCAGAAAAGGCCCGGGCAAATGACTCAGAGCATGGGCAGTTTGATATCCCTGAGCTTTTCGGGATGAGTGCAGCTCTCCCCTACCCCAGCAGTCAAGAGAATTCCAGCTTCTAGAAGTCCCTGGACATGCTCTGAGCCCCATACTCGGCCTTCTGGAACCCCCCTGCACCCTCCgtctttgctcttgtttctctgaccctccaaaagaaaataaaagtaaaaaaaaaaagcccattcccACAGAGTGGCTGGGCCTagaggaagaaggcaggaagaagctgaaagggAAAAGTCTGTGATTGTGTGCATCTAGGTGTGTGCTTGGCTGCACAGGCTACAGTTGTGTGCATCTGGAATTATGTGGACACGACTGTTTGTGTGGACCTGGGCCCTGTGAACTCATTCTGTACCTGAGTTCAGGGGCCCATGTGCAAATGAGTGCACCTGTGTCCGCAGGTTCCACAGTCAATCAACTAACAAGTAGTTACAAAGCAGCCATTGTGCTAGGCTCTGGGTGCGATCCGGAGctcttcaaatgattctcccaggTCTCCAAGAGCTCACTGTCTAGTAGGGTTGGTATGTCAAGCAACAGAGACCAAAAACATGTCATCGGGAATGCATGCTTTGCACCATTACGCAGCAACACCTTTTCATACAgccaaatttaattttcttgggAGCAAGGGTTTTCTTGTCTACAGAACCTCAGAGCTCCACAGTAAGAGTCCAGGAAAATACTTGTTGCTAAGTTGTGTATACATGTGTTGATGTATAACTGTGTTTGCATCTGACTGAGTGACAGCTACTGTCACGGCAAGCAATGATGACTGTGTGACTGGGCTTATGTGAGCACGTGTGTGCCTGTGAGTGACAGGGTCTTTTGTAATTGTGTGGCTGTGTGCAATTGCTctatgtgcatgcatgcatgtgacAGTGACTTTTTCTGTGTGGGTGACAGCAACTCTTCCTTGCCCGTGTGTGACAGCCTCTCCGTGTGACCCTGTGCGTAGCTATGTGCCATGGGTCGGTCTCCATGCTTTTGGTCTCCCGTGGATATGTCCCACCCCCTGAGCTCCAGGGTGCAGCAGCAGCCTGCCTCTTCCCTTGTCCCCATGTGGGTGTGTCCAGCAGCTCCTGTCCTTGAGTCCGCCTGGGTGTCCCTGGGTATGCCTGTGGCTGTCTGTGTGGACATATCTCTGTGTCTGCGTGTCACTTTTGCTTTCCCCCCATCTTGGACAACAGCCCCCTTCATCCCCTCCCCTTCTTGGAGACGAAGCCAGCACTGAGGGGCAGGCTCCCATCTCACTGGCTTTCCTTCTGTGTCCCCCACCCTCACCTCTGGACCGGTGGCTCTTTCAATTGCAGCTGTCATCCCCCCAGGCCTTTCTTTCACGCTGGGCAAGGGGCGGCCCCAGATGGAGAAGGGGAACCAGAGACACGTTGCAAGGGGAGGGAAAAAGGTggggtacacacacacaggtccatttctccctctccttcccagcCAGCAACTCTCCTAATCATCTAGGCTCCATCAAGTgcaccccctccacacacacattcccCCCAGCAGCAGCGTTTTTGCAATTAGAGTGTTGCAACCAGACAGCCATGCTCCACTGGAAGGCGGGTGAAGGGGGGGAACTTCCCTCTCCCCGGACCCATGCAAGCCCACCCCCGCCACCGCACTCATACTGCCCTCCGCAGCTGGAGGCAGCTTTGCAAAGGCTACTCGGCCTCAAAGGCtagaggtgggggctgggggggggGCAGGCCTCCGACGCACCGTAAACAAACCGCGGAGCGGCGGGCGGGGGAGCTCAGGCGGCCAGCAATGGGGCTTGGCCCAGGAATGCGCAGCAGGCTGGCGGGACAGAGGCCGGGCGGGACGTCGAGGGGGTGGCCCGGACGCCATCTCCGCCTGCAAACCCCGGGGCCCACCGACCTCCAAGCAACACCTCCCTTCCCCAGGGCGTCAGTTGCAAGCTCCTGGGCTCGTGACAGGGTCACTGGGGCGCCGGGAAAGGCTGAGGCTGACAGCGGGTACGCCCTGGGCGACCCTGGCCCGCCTGGGAGCTGGCCACGGAGCCCCGCGGCTTTGCATAATCAATCGCGAGGCATTTGCATATTAATGCCCCCTCGCTCCCTCCTCCTTACCTCGGCGTGGCGCGCTGGACCGGGCTGGGCAGCGACGCGGGGGTCTCAGCGCCCAGTGCCGTGGGCGTCCATGGGGGGCCGGTGGGGCCCGGGCCGCCCGCCTCCTGCGCCCGGGTGTGAGTGCGAGTGAACGCGGGGGGGGACGGGGGGCGAGTGTGGCGGCCCCGCGGCTCCTCCGGCAGAGGCGGCGGCCGCTCTGGCTCCTCCCTCCCCCGCCCCGCTCCGGCTGGGGCTCGGGCTCCGCGCGCCCGGCCGGCTCGCGGCTGCTCCCTGCAGGCCGCCTCGCCAccgcccgcccccgccccccgccccctgcCGCGCCCCGGGACCCCCGCCAGCGGCCCGGCAGCCCCTCGgccgcccctgccccgccccgctCGGACTCGCCCTCCCCCGCCGGGCGGCTCCCGCAGGAGTGGGTACTTGGTGACATATTTTGGAAGAGATGTCATTAAAAAATAGCCTTTGCTTGCCGGGAGAATTGGGGGTTTTCGGGTTTGCAccatggggtgggggaggaagtaCCGAGGAGCCGCCTGCACCTTACACATGAGGAGAAAGCCTAAACACCAAACGCTTGCAGGTGTAGAGTTTGTTTAGGAGTTCGGGTCCCTTCTCCGCCAGtaactcactgtgtgaccttgacaaATCACCACTGCTGTCGGGGCAGAGCTTCCTCAAGCTTCAGCCGCGAAGGCTGGGCAGATCACCCCTGACGTCCTTTTAACTTCAATCATCCTGTGTTTTTAATCCTTGTGTGGGCTCAGTACCTCCCTCCCCTCTCATTTCTAACATCGATACCGATCCACTGCCTCCCCTTTCCAACATCACCCTTCTCCATATAGGCTCTTTCTATTCTCTGTCACCAGCCATTTCCCCAACAATCTGCTCCCTCTCCTCAGCTCGGGGAGGGGACAAGATTTGCCTTACCCCCTCAATTCCTAGCTCCTGGGTGGTGGTATTTCCCCCCGTGTTTGTTCCCACCAAAATCCAAATGGTACCAGAGTCAATCTAAGGAAGCCGGTGGGCTGCATACAAATGGACCCCCTAACCCAACCCAAAGGAGAGGTTTCCACTGtgccagccccacccccagcacacatacacacacacacaacacacacacacacgcatctgCAATTCATGGACATAAAACCAACCCAGTGACGCCAGAGCCCCTTTCATCTCGGGATCTCCCAGT
Encoded here:
- the LOC108590274 gene encoding uncharacterized protein LOC108590274 isoform X2; the protein is MSPSTHSCGSRPAGEGESERGGAGAAEGLPGRWRGSRGAAGGGGRGRAVARRPAGSSREPAGRAEPEPQPERGGGGRSQSGRRLCRRSRGAATLAPRPPPRSLALTPGRRRRAARAPPAPHGRPRHWALRPPRRCPARSSAPRRVRITQDIGPHLQSPRHKPGTVPTDLLPLHNTLRGSGDYYLNFTVPERSHCSRRRPRENTERSLPTHPPLSPQEPLICFRSRAGRGGFCVKTSLKWALQQNASLAYTSSLGEWHLRNVAWVGRDLPPPPTSASAPPASAAPRLRGTEALGWPPQGVLGRALCHVQNLPLPGSPEAHLSLSEPLGDRERNPQMDYHAPSPHRPQALMGGWHFLFIPLGALAPLRFPPLLPPPEQV
- the LOC108590274 gene encoding uncharacterized protein LOC108590274 isoform X5; this encodes MSPSTHSCGSRPAGEGESERGGAGAAEGLPGRWRGSRGAAGGGGRGRAVARRPAGSSREPAGRAEPEPQPERGGGGRSQSGRRLCRRSRGAATLAPRPPPRSLALTPGRRRRAARAPPAPHGRPRHWALRPPRRCPARSSAPRRVRITQDIGPHLQSPRHKPGTVPTDLLPLHNTLRGSGDYYLNFTVPERSHCSRRRPRENTERSLPTHPPLSPQEPLICFRSLHAVPVPERHALHAVDERVHCADTLACSFICGRAQGCLHLLAAVNSVVIRIHVQALSEHLFRCCGAGTQQRNG
- the LOC108590274 gene encoding uncharacterized protein LOC108590274 isoform X7, whose product is MSPSTHSCGSRPAGEGESERGGAGAAEGLPGRWRGSRGAAGGGGRGRAVARRPAGSSREPAGRAEPEPQPERGGGGRSQSGRRLCRRSRGAATLAPRPPPRSLALTPGRRRRAARAPPAPHGRPRHWALRPPRRCPARSSAPRRVRITQDIGPHLQSPRHKPGTVPTDLLPLHNTLRGSGDYYLNFTVPERSHCSRRRPRENTERSLPTHPPLSPQEPLICFRSRAGRGGFCVKTSLKWALQQNASLAYTSSLGALAPLRFPPLLPPPEQV
- the LOC108590274 gene encoding uncharacterized protein LOC108590274 isoform X1; the protein is MSPSTHSCGSRPAGEGESERGGAGAAEGLPGRWRGSRGAAGGGGRGRAVARRPAGSSREPAGRAEPEPQPERGGGGRSQSGRRLCRRSRGAATLAPRPPPRSLALTPGRRRRAARAPPAPHGRPRHWALRPPRRCPARSSAPRRVRITQDIGPHLQSPRHKPGTVPTDLLPLHNTLRGSGDYYLNFTVPERSHCSRRRPRENTERSLPTHPPLSPQEPLICFRQAPTKCRVLGVQTQPLSFGTSSQWGRQMHSRDHRREQVHTATLRACRGAGAPEPLLCLFPPESAPLTLCQTFPWIHPLQKQKQRLPKALSAPQPPQTPPLLPLLPLLSHRGFPWSSPPGSPISGPLHMLFPLPAAVPTMLLHPFFRSFSVKLVTPPNSATPPPVFLHDTLCSNSSLSLFVLSLLS
- the LOC108590274 gene encoding uncharacterized protein LOC108590274 isoform X4, which gives rise to MSPSTHSCGSRPAGEGESERGGAGAAEGLPGRWRGSRGAAGGGGRGRAVARRPAGSSREPAGRAEPEPQPERGGGGRSQSGRRLCRRSRGAATLAPRPPPRSLALTPGRRRRAARAPPAPHGRPRHWALRPPRRCPARSSAPRRVPERSHCSRRRPRENTERSLPTHPPLSPQEPLICFRSRAGRGGFCVKTSLKWALQQNASLAYTSSLGEWHLRNVAWVGRDLPPPPTSASAPPASAAPRLRGTEALGWPPQGVLGRALCHVQNLPLPGSPEAHLSLSEPLGDRERNPQMDYHAPSPHRPQALMGGWHFLFIPLGALAPLRFPPLLPPPEQV
- the LOC108590274 gene encoding uncharacterized protein LOC108590274 isoform X11; the encoded protein is MSPSTHSCGSRPAGEGESERGGAGAAEGLPGRWRGSRGAAGGGGRGRAVARRPAGSSREPAGRAEPEPQPERGGGGRSQSGRRLCRRSRGAATLAPRPPPRSLALTPGRRRRAARAPPAPHGRPRHWALRPPRRCPARSSAPRRVRITQDIGPHLQSPRHKPGTVPTDLLPLHNTLRGSGDYYLNFTGLCMLYQCRNATLFMPWMSGFIVQTHLRVHSSVDGLRAVSTSWLL
- the LOC108590274 gene encoding uncharacterized protein LOC108590274 isoform X9, whose translation is MSPSTHSCGSRPAGEGESERGGAGAAEGLPGRWRGSRGAAGGGGRGRAVARRPAGSSREPAGRAEPEPQPERGGGGRSQSGRRLCRRSRGAATLAPRPPPRSLALTPGRRRRAARAPPAPHGRPRHWALRPPRRCPARSSAPRRVRITQDIGPHLQSPRHKPGTVPTDLLPLHNTLRGSGDYYLNFTVPERSHCSRRRPRENTERSLPTHPPLSPQEPLICFRDNYALSVKHTCCTTPDFRAWKLRTLNITSEDNGIYHIPF
- the LOC108590274 gene encoding uncharacterized protein LOC108590274 isoform X8 is translated as MSPSTHSCGSRPAGEGESERGGAGAAEGLPGRWRGSRGAAGGGGRGRAVARRPAGSSREPAGRAEPEPQPERGGGGRSQSGRRLCRRSRGAATLAPRPPPRSLALTPGRRRRAARAPPAPHGRPRHWALRPPRRCPARSSAPRRVRITQDIGPHLQSPRHKPGTVPTDLLPLHNTLRGSGDYYLNFTVPERSHCSRRRPRENTERSLPTHPPLSPQEPLICFRRSSRKSLQVPTQHYKQNRKSYIKLLKIWESTNTNISEVYVIF
- the LOC108590274 gene encoding uncharacterized protein LOC108590274 isoform X6; translated protein: MSPSTHSCGSRPAGEGESERGGAGAAEGLPGRWRGSRGAAGGGGRGRAVARRPAGSSREPAGRAEPEPQPERGGGGRSQSGRRLCRRSRGAATLAPRPPPRSLALTPGRRRRAARAPPAPHGRPRHWALRPPRRCPARSSAPRRVRITQDIGPHLQSPRHKPGTVPTDLLPLHNTLRGSGDYYLNFTVPERSHCSRRRPRENTERSLPTHPPLSPQEPLICFRSRAGRGGFCVKTSLKWALQQNASLAYTSSLAKPLPSAECWGCRHSLCPLAPPVSGGGRCIPGTIEESKCTQPP
- the LOC108590274 gene encoding uncharacterized protein LOC108590274 isoform X10, with amino-acid sequence MCKVQAAPRYFLPHPMVQTRKPPILPASKGYFLMTSLPKYVTKYPLLREPPGGGGRVRAGRGRGGRGAAGPLAGVPGRGRGRGAGAGGGEAACREQPRAGRARGARAPAGAGRGREEPERPPPLPEEPRGRHTRPPSPPAFTRTHTRAQEAGGPGPTGPPWTPTALGAETPASLPSPVQRATPRSLHAVPVPERHALHAVDERVHCADTLACSFICGRAQGCLHLLAAVNSVVIRIHVQALSEHLFRCCGAGTQQRNG